The Polyangium mundeleinium genome contains the following window.
CGGCGGATGAGCGCGTACACGCCGTGCTCGCGCGCCTCTTCCTGCCAGTACGCCTCGCCGGTGAGCATCGTGTACGTGATGTGGCCGAGCGCGTGGATGTCGGTCGCGGGCCCGATCTGGCTGCTCTTGCCGGCGATCTGCTCGGGGGCCATGTACGTCGGCGTTCCGACGGCCTGCGTCATGTTCGAGTTCGTCCCCTCGGAGACGATCTTCGCGATGCCGAAATCGAGGATCTTCACGCACGGCGAGCCGTCGTCGCGCTCCGCGATGAACAGGTTGCCCGGCTTGAGATCACGGTGGACGATGCCCCCGGCGTGGGCCTTGTCGAGCGCGAGCGCGACCTGACCGAGGTAGACGAGCGCCTCGTCGATCGGGATGTGGCCGCGCTTCTTCAGCATCGCGCCGACCTCCTCGCCGTGGAGCAGCTCCATCACGAGGAACGGCATGCTCGTGGTCTGATCGATGCCCGCGTCGGTCACGCGCACGACGTGATCGCTCCGAATCTCGCCGGTGATCCGCGCCTCCTGGGCGAACCGATCCCGCAGCACCGCGTCTTCGAGCACGCCGGGAAGCATCACCTTGAGCGCGCACAGGCCATGCGTGCGCTCGTCGCGCGCCTCGTGGACCGCGCCCATCGCGCCCGCTTTGATGCCCCGAAGGACACGATAACGCTCGTGAAATAGCGTTCCAGTCGGGAGAAAGACCACGCTCGGGGCGCCCATGCGTTCCTCGGATTATCCCCCATTATGCCAGAGTTCAGGCACCAGGGACCAAGATCCTACGCTTCACGCACGATGTGATCCCCGACCCCCTCTCGTCCGGGCAAAGCCCGACCGATTCACCCCCCGAGGCGAGCTCGCTTCGCGATCTCGCAGAGCGCCGAACTGTTCGGCGCTCTAGCCCTTCTTCCGCGGCCGAGGAATGTTGTAGGCCGAGAGCTTCGAGACGAACGTACGTCGAGGCATTCCGAGCATCGCCGCCGCCGCAGTCTGGTTGCCCGCGCATTTTTCGAGCGCGTCGATCATGCGCTGCCGTTCGAGCGAGCCGAGCTCTTCTCGCAGGCTGCCGAGCGAGGCCGTATCGACCACGCTGCCGCGGAGCTGCGACGTCGCGTCGTCGGCGGAGATCGAGAACGCCGACAGCGATGGGTCCATCGAGGTGAGCGGGACGGTGCCCGTGAGCGGCACGTTGCGCGGCGAAGAGGCCATGCCCTGCACGCGCCCCTCCAGCACGAGATCCTCGGGCCGGATCACGCCCTCGCAGAGCACGACGGCGCGCTCGATGGCGTTGCGCAGCTCGCGCACGTTGCCCGGCCAGTCGTAGCTCGTCATCGCGGCGAGGGCCTCGCGCGTGATCTCCAGCGGGCTCCTGCCGATCGAGGCCGCCGCGCGCGCCACGAACGTCCGCGCGAGGGGCTCGATCTCCGAGCGACGCTCGCGCAAGGGTGGGATCGAGAGCGCGATGCCGTTGAGCCGGAAGTAGAGGTCCTGACGGAACGTGCCCTTCTGCACCTCGAACGCGAGGTCGCGGTTCGTCGCGGAGACGAAGCGCACGTCGATGGGGCGCGGCGCAAGCCCGCCGACGCGCATCACCTGGCGGTCCTCGAGCACACGCAAGAGCTTCACCTGGATGCCGAGCGGCAGTTCGCCGACCTCGTCGAGGAAAACCGTACCTTTTTCCGCGGTCTCGAAGAGGCCGGGCTTCGAGCGCACCGCGTTGGTGAACGCGCCCTTCTCGTGACCGAAGAGCTCGCTCTCGAGCAGCGACTCGCTGAGCGCGGCGCAGTTGAGGCGTAGAAACGGCCCCGACGCGCGCTGCGACTTGCGGTGGATCGTCTCGGCGAGCACCTCCTTGCCGACGCCCGTCTCGCCGAGCAAAAGCACGCTGATCGGACCCTCGGCGACGCGCTCGGCGAGCGCGTAGAGGCGCTTCATCGCCTCGTCGCGGATCACGTAGCTGCTCGGCGAACCCTCGCCGTGCACCTCGGGCTCCTCATCCTCGAGCTTGCGGACGACGAGGATCGTCGAGCCGAGGTTGATGGCGTCGCCGACGCCGAACTCCACGAGTTTCCCGGCCTCGACGCGCGTGTCGAGCAGGCGCACCGTCCCGCCTGCACCTTTCTCGCGACGCACGGTCGTTCCGTTCGCGCTGCCGAGGTCCTCGATGCGCAAGGGGGGTCCGATGTGGATCAGCGCGTGACGGCGCGACACCGAGCCGTCGTCGATCCGGATGTCGGTCTCCTCGGCGCGGCCGAGGATCAC
Protein-coding sequences here:
- a CDS encoding sigma 54-interacting transcriptional regulator, with the translated sequence MKGRLELAVFAAGGVTRHPLPAEGKVILGRAEETDIRIDDGSVSRRHALIHIGPPLRIEDLGSANGTTVRREKGAGGTVRLLDTRVEAGKLVEFGVGDAINLGSTILVVRKLEDEEPEVHGEGSPSSYVIRDEAMKRLYALAERVAEGPISVLLLGETGVGKEVLAETIHRKSQRASGPFLRLNCAALSESLLESELFGHEKGAFTNAVRSKPGLFETAEKGTVFLDEVGELPLGIQVKLLRVLEDRQVMRVGGLAPRPIDVRFVSATNRDLAFEVQKGTFRQDLYFRLNGIALSIPPLRERRSEIEPLARTFVARAAASIGRSPLEITREALAAMTSYDWPGNVRELRNAIERAVVLCEGVIRPEDLVLEGRVQGMASSPRNVPLTGTVPLTSMDPSLSAFSISADDATSQLRGSVVDTASLGSLREELGSLERQRMIDALEKCAGNQTAAAAMLGMPRRTFVSKLSAYNIPRPRKKG